A genomic region of Dreissena polymorpha isolate Duluth1 chromosome 4, UMN_Dpol_1.0, whole genome shotgun sequence contains the following coding sequences:
- the LOC127878641 gene encoding uncharacterized protein LOC127878641: MALRILRKVASDIKTNEFYTIMADETTDKANREQVVLVFRHVDKDFNVHEDFVGLYQCRGQCYDGASNMTGARRGVATNILAKEERAVFTHRYGHALNLAVGDCVRQCKLLRDTMDTVHEVSLLIKYSPNRDSTFQTLKEEISPDTPGFRVLCPTRYIVGHLLRADQRLGDPFQDSRRAVQMESFDLFFGVHLGHIILRHTDNLSRTLQQKDMSASESQAVASMTVETLTRKRSDDAFDKFWVDVNSKLDDVDVGVPVVPRRRKVPKRYDFGTGAHEYPATARDRYRQVYFEAFDWVIACIKDRFAEPGFKTYRSLQDLLVCCARGGDYATHLRSVLDFYSDDFNEDALTTQLETYQVAVRDKDVKTITDIVTFFRDLPPESRLFFLEVMRVLRHVMVMPATNATSERSFSALRRLKTYLRTSMKQERLTNLMTLHVHRCANAAMDLLDVANEFVSLNDSRLTIFGKFS, from the exons ATGGCACTGCGCATCCTCCGTAAAGTGGCCAGCGACATCAAGACAAACGAGTTTTACACAATCATGGCTGACGAGACAACAGACAAGGCCAACCGAGAACAAGTGGTGTTAGTCTTCAGACACGTGGACAAGGACTTTAATGTGCACGAGGACTTTGTTGGGCTTTACCAA TGCAGAGGGCAGTGTTATGACGGGGCCAGCAACATGACCGGAGCGAGGCGTGGTGTGGCGACCAACATCTTAGCCAAGGAGGAGCGAGCTGTGTTCACGCACCGCTACGGACATGCGCTCAATCTGGCTGTTGGGGACTGTGTACGTCAGTGCAAGCTCTTGCGCGACACCATGGATACGGTGCATGAAGTCTCCTTACTGATTAAGTATTCACCAAATAGGGACAGTACCTTTCAGACCCTGAAGGAGGAGATCAGCCCCGATACCCCTGGGTTCCGCGTACTGTGCCCCACGAGAT ACATTGTGGGACACCTGCTACGAGCAGACCAACGACTCGGAGATCCGTTCCAGGATAGTAGGCGTGCGGTCCAGATGGAGAGCTTCGATCTCTTCTTTGGTGTACACCTGGGTCACATCATCCTGCGACATACAGACAACTTGAGCCGCACCCTACAACAGAAGGACATGTCCGCATCAGAGAGTCAGGCAGTTGCTTCAATGACGGTGGAAACATTGACCAGAAAGCGCTCCGACGATGCCTTCGACAAGTTTTGGGTTGACGTCAACAGTAAGCTCGATGACGTCGACGTAGGAGTGCCAGTGGTTCCCAGGCGACGCAAGGTGCCGAAACGCTATGACTTTGGGACCGGGGCCCACGAGTATCCAGCCACAGCACGTGATCGGTACCGCCAGGTCTACTTTGAAGCATTCGATTGGGTGATCGCGTGTATCAAGGACAGATTCGCTGAGCCAGGCTTCAAGACCTACAGATCCCTCCAAGACCTTCTGGTGTGCTGCGCCCGTGGTGGTGACTACGCCACTCATCTGCGGAGCGTGTTGGACTTCTACAGTGACGACTTCAACGAGGATGCGCTAACCACTCAGCTTGAGACGTACCAGGTCGCCGTACGGGACAAGGATGTCAAGACCATCACGGACATTGTCACGTTCTTCCGCGACTTGCCTCCTGAGTCTCGCCTCTTTTTCTTGGAGGTGATGCGCGTCCTCCGCCACGTCATGGTAATGCCCGCCACCAACGCCACCAGCGAGAGGTCCTTCTCCGCCCTGAGACGCCTTAAAACGTACCTCCGGACGTCTATGAAACAGGAGAGACTCACCAACCTCATGACGCTCCACGTGCACAGGTGTGCTAACGCAGCAATGGACTTGTTAGATGTTGCCAATGAGTTCGTCAGTTTAAACGACTCACGGTTAACTATCTTCGGGAAGTTTTCATAG
- the LOC127878642 gene encoding uncharacterized protein LOC127878642: protein MSIPNQPQNFAFPKRSFGEKKPEQRSFQSSWFDSYTWLNYDESRDLAFCHLCMVAKKTGKIGNTKVDGSFITEGFSNWKQAPTLSAGHAKEKVDNRTQLLKILRSIRFLARQGIALRGHDGDEGNLMQLLQHHGETDSSLLACLER, encoded by the exons ATGAGCATTCCTAATCAGCCTCAAAATTTTGCTTTTCCTAAGCGTTCATTCGGGgagaaaaagccagaacagcgttcattccaatctagttGGTTTGATTCGTACACATGGCTCAACTACGATGAG agccgggaccttgcgttctGCCATCTCTGCATGGTGGCCAAGAAGACGGGCAAGATCGGCAACACGAAGGTGGACGGCAGCTTCATCACTGAAGGCTTCTCTAACTGGAAACAGGCTCCC ACGCTGTCAGCGGGGCACGCCAAGGAGAAGGTCGACAACCGGACGCAGCTGCTAAAAATCCTACGCAGCATACGGTTCCTCGCACGCCAGGGCATCGCGCTACGTGGGCATGACGGCGATGAGGGAAACCTTATGCAGCTTCTACAACACCACGGGGAGACGGACAGCTCTCTCCTCGCGTGCCTGGAACGGTAG